The Streptomyces avermitilis MA-4680 = NBRC 14893 genome contains a region encoding:
- the rpmB gene encoding 50S ribosomal protein L28 gives MSAHCMLTGARPGFGNRISHSHRRTSRRFDPNIQSKRYWLASEGRHVRLRLSAKGIKTVDTLGVEAAVARIRARGVKV, from the coding sequence CTGTCCGCCCACTGCATGCTGACCGGCGCCCGGCCGGGCTTCGGCAACCGGATCTCCCACTCCCACCGGCGCACCTCGCGCCGCTTCGACCCCAACATCCAGAGCAAGCGCTACTGGCTGGCGAGCGAGGGCCGCCATGTGCGGCTGCGACTGAGCGCGAAGGGCATCAAGACCGTCGACACCCTCGGCGTCGAAGCGGCCGTCGCCCGGATCCGGGCCCGCGGGGTGAAGGTCTGA
- the rpmG gene encoding 50S ribosomal protein L33 has protein sequence MARNELRPVIKLRSTAGTGFTYVTRKNRRNDPDRMTLRKYDPIARRHVDFREER, from the coding sequence ATGGCACGCAACGAACTCCGTCCCGTCATCAAACTCAGGTCCACGGCCGGAACCGGTTTCACCTACGTCACCCGCAAGAACCGCCGCAACGACCCGGACCGCATGACCCTGCGCAAGTACGACCCGATCGCCCGCCGGCACGTCGACTTCCGAGAGGAGCGCTGA